The DNA region GATGCTTTGTATAAGTCGCCTCTCTCTTCTAtcagcctcttcctcctcatcgacctcctcggcgcccctAACCCGCGGATACCGTCGTATTTTCCGTCGACTCACTGGGCATACAAGAAAATGGCAAAGATCGAGCATCGCATGCGTGAACTTGGCGTTCTCGAGACTAAGCCGAAGCACCCCTTCCTGACGGAcaggaagaaggccaaggtgGGCTTTAGCGGAGGGTATGTCTTGGACGACCATGTGCCCTTCATGGAGCGCGGTGTCGAGATCTTACACATCATCCCGACGCCTTTCCCCGATGTATGGCATAagatcgaggacgacgccgagcacCTTGACCTGCCTACTGTGAGGGACTGGGCGCGCATCCTGACTGTATTTACGGCGGAATGGATGGAGCTGGACGAGCATCTGCCCAGAAGAGCAGAGagcgaggccgccgatggaCCGAGTGATTTTAGGGACGAACTATAGCTCATCCATCTACCTCATTTAGACAAGATTTATAGACAGCATTACAGTTTTGCGACCTGCTCACATTTGTCGAAGCTCTCACACGGATACAGGAGAGAAACCCAACGCGATTTTGTCCCACTACCCGATAACGATGTCCTGGCAGTTTACGTAGGCAAATGTTCGACAATTGACTCAACTTTCATCGCACTCGCTCCTGCTCTTCTTCAGTCCGCTTGGGCCGGATGTTGCTATTCAACTGAACTCGGTCTTGGAGCTAAGGATAAAAATCTAAGAAGTTTACTGTATCTAGTAATGGAGTAAATAGTTTCTATACATACTTTAGCTTCCCATTTAGACCAAGTGCTCACACTGATGCCTTGATTCCGACACGATGAACAAGTTGCTCTCATTGACTAGAACTCCCTCGTGGTTCGTTCGTCTCACTGCCTGTCATTCAGCCTAGAGTGGGCCGAAATTTTTACTGTGCGAAAGACAGTGCGATTGAACCCAATCACAGTCCCCGTGGTCCCGCTGTCTATGGTCCGTGCGCATATCGGTAGTTCCTAATGGACACGAAAGCTGTCCATAAGTGTTAACACCAGATCGTGAAGCTCCAGTCCAGCTACCCAAAGCTGCCACAGACAAGTACCTCAGCAACCATGCGATTCCTCCACTCCTTGACACCCGCCCTCGCGCTGTTTGCGGCTGGTGCCGTGCAGGCCTCTTCATCATGGGGATTCGACAGTGCCACTGTCTCGATTTCTGGAAAGGGCAAAGATGCCACCAAGGAGAAGTGAGTAGCCTGTCGCTGTCCGCCCGCGCGCCTTCTTGGAGCTTCGTCTCGGGGATGGGGAATCTCGGAAACACATGATTAAACGGACCAATTGCTGACACAGCGCGATCGACAGACTGAGCCCGACTGCTCCTCTCAAGAAGGCACTCTCTCTAGAGGCCAAGGACAGCCTCAAGGTCATCCTGAcggccaaggagggcgaCAAGGCTAAGCGCCCGCACCAGGCCTTCCTGATCCTCAAGGAGCCCACgaccggcctcgaggccccCTTCCCTCTGGAGATCAAGGACACCGGTCGTGGTGTCGTCGATATTGTGCGTTACCTGTTTCAACTGTCCCCAACGCAACAATGACTGCGCAGCTAACTCGGCCACCACAGTCCCAGAAGGACCTCCCGATCCAGCTCCTCCTGGCTACCGAGCCCCTCAAGGccagcatcgtcatcggctcATTCGGCTCCTCCAAGGCTCTCGAGACGACCCTCTTCGATGTCGCTGTCAAGCGCGAAGCCAGCGCCCCCGCCCCGGCCTACGAGCCTCCCGTCCGCTACGGCAAGCAACCCGAGATCCACCACGTCTTCAAGGAGGGTGACAAGAGCCCACCTAAGATCATCTCGCTTGCTTTTGTCattgccgtcctcgccacGATCCCCGTGCTCCTCATCGGCGTAAGTATACCTTATTCGTACATCTGGAGAAGATGCGGCTTCTCGACAGGAACAATTGACTGACTTCGCTCCCCTTCCACAGTGGCTCAACCTTGGCGCCAACTTCAACCACCTCCAAAAGGCTCTCTCCGCGGCGCCTCTCTCCCACGCTACCTTCTTCGGCTCCATTGTCGCCATGGAGGGCGTCTTTTTCCTGTATTACTCCAGCTGGAACCTCTTCCAGACCCTGCCCGCCGTGGCCATTGTTGCGACCTCCATCTTCCTCAGCGGCACCAAGGCCCTTAGCGAGGTCCAGAGCCGCCGTCTCTCTGGCCAGCGGTAAAGGTCATGCTGATGAAATGTTACACATCAAAAAAGGCACGTACTGTTTTAACGCATGTGACGAGGGGGCGGGTCTTAGATGAAGGTTCATCGGTTTCCAAGGAAAGAAGCTTGGCTTTTCGATCAACACCAAAAATTTCGAGGGGTTCATACAGAAGCAGCGGTTTGGGAGGGGCCCCTCATTGTACATCAGCATCAGGACAGCATCTGGGCACCCGAGGATTAGAAAAGACCAGGGTGGAAAACATTAAAGGTGAAATGAACAAAAAAGGTGGTATTCAGACCGTCTACCTAACGCCATACTAGCTCGGCCTATGTGAACAAAGAACCGGATCATGTCTCATAGCAGCTCGCTCCGCCTCAGGCTTTGTCGGCATGCTTTTCATCCCCTGCCAAACCCTCAACACTTCGCCTggcacccgccgccgcagactCCCCCTCCTTGTAAGCAGGAGGCGGCAAGTCCCCGCCCGTCGAAGCCCTCCGGTGCCCGTGCAattcctcgacgccctcctcctgccTCTCCCCCACCACCCCGCTGCGTGAAATTCCctggtgttgttgctgctgctgctgctgctgctggttctggttctggttctggttctggtaCGGCCCAGCAACCACATATGCGGCAGCGTAACCCGTCCCCCGGCCCCCGGCGAACCGCTGCGCCTTGATGGCGTGCCGGACGGCCCTACGCTCGTGCCTCATGGCCTTACTCTCGAGCTTCATCTGCCGGCCTTTTAAGAAGGGAAGCGCGACGGCGCAGATGCCGCACGGCTGGTCGTTGGGCCCGGCGTTGCAGCCCGTGGTGATGTTGTTCTCATGGTGAGTCgtggcggcgccggtctggttgtggtggtggccgtAGGGGttgcggccggcggcgacgtggactatcgtcgagacgagaccgGCGATGAGGCCCATGATGGATGGGACGTTGGACGGGTATGTGAGGTGGGAGAGAGTGTTGAAGGGGAGTCCCAGACGGGGGAGGGTTTCTTCCGTTGTTGTTTGGCTGTACAGTAGACTGTTGTTTGTTCTATAAGTATCCGGCTCTCTAAAATCGGCTTTCTAAAATCTGGAGCGTTTGCTTGATGATTTATTCATACGACCCAGATCCAAACGTCCCTTCTCATCAGGACACCTCCCCTACTTTATATCCACGTGTGCCTGGCGTACTTTCACGGGCTGCTCGCTACAGGATTCTCCCACGAGTCCACCATACCTACCCAAAAACATGCCGCCCTCAAAGCACTAAGCTTCCCAATCGGGAAGCCCATTCGAAGAGGGCGCGGCGCAAGCCGTCGAGCGACCGCCAAGCCACGGCAGGCCATGTGGGGCGTCCCCGGCACTGACGTGCCGGATCTGCCCAAGTTGCCATTCAACCCACCTCGAATCGGCTGGCGAAATCATTGCCTCAAACGACGAAGTGGCTAGGTCCGCCAGGACGCACGAGGGCTGAGCAAGCCACGCCCACTTGCCAGTCCCTCCACTCGCAACCGAATCGTACTCGGCTGGCTACCCAATCAACCAGCAATCAGCAAAGTATCAGGGGGCGGCGTGAGAACGAGTAGCGTTGCCCGCGCGCGGACAATGCATCTGGAAGAGGAGGGTTTGGGGAAATGCTTTGCTGGAGCCGGCAACTCCGACAGAACCAATGATGAGTGCGTTCAGGACAACACACGAAGGCTAGCGATATATGGATGCGAGGGAACATGAATAAGGCTTTGGATATGGAAAAGTGAGGCCGTCGTAACCGTCCGGCGGCTATGCTATTCGTGCGTTGGGACATTTACGTGGGAGGCTCGTTTATACTCATGTACTCAAAAAGAAGCAACTAATCAAACGACATAACGTCATGCCTCTATCCTCGTTTtgcatgctgctgctgctgctgcttcacATACGTTCCATTGGAGGCGGCTGTGAGTTCCCACCAAGCCCGCATCAGGGCCATGCCGCCGTTTTGCGTCTCCGGTGTTCTACCCCGTCCGCGGTCATTTGGATCGCCgcttgtcgccgtcgccgtcgccgccgccgtcctcacTCGCCGTTCGAAGCCATTTCCGTTTCCGTCGGTTTCTTCTTCGTGCGGTCCCTGTCCGCTTAAGTCACCGAGGACATGCTGTCTGGATTGTTCCCGACCACCAACCAACACATAGCTCATTGTCTGATCATTGCGTGCCTTGCCGTTCGGGGCCCACACCTTGTCGGGGTTGCCGTCAGCCCATACGCCGTCGTGAGGAAGGCCGTAGTTGCGGTAGTCGGTCACATTTGGCGCATTGTGGGGAATGCCGTCCGTCTCCATTGTCGGCAATGCATTCTGGAATACCCCCGCTCCCCACCACGCGCCAAATCGGCCTTCTTGGTCCCTA from Colletotrichum higginsianum IMI 349063 chromosome 4, whole genome shotgun sequence includes:
- a CDS encoding Oligosaccharyltransferase subunit ribophorin ii encodes the protein MRFLHSLTPALALFAAGAVQASSSWGFDSATVSISGKGKDATKEKLSPTAPLKKALSLEAKDSLKVILTAKEGDKAKRPHQAFLILKEPTTGLEAPFPLEIKDTGRGVVDISQKDLPIQLLLATEPLKASIVIGSFGSSKALETTLFDVAVKREASAPAPAYEPPVRYGKQPEIHHVFKEGDKSPPKIISLAFVIAVLATIPVLLIGWLNLGANFNHLQKALSAAPLSHATFFGSIVAMEGVFFLYYSSWNLFQTLPAVAIVATSIFLSGTKALSEVQSRRLSGQR